In the genome of Flavobacterium panacagri, one region contains:
- a CDS encoding sugar-binding protein gives MSSDLKAYKVNFVKQNEKINIEKLDADFWEKANCLTDFCSPWKTESFSKIEFRARWNAAYLYFNFQVFDSEIYIDRKDNSTDSICNSDRVELFFRKDEKLSPYYCLEMDVDTRILDFEAYPKWNFDYDWKWPKGHLEIYSFKNPNSFTVQGKISMTSLKELDLIQNNVIEAGVYRAKFSKNENLEYEPTWISWVNPKTEEPNFHIPSSFGKFILED, from the coding sequence ATGAGTTCAGATTTAAAAGCCTACAAAGTCAATTTCGTTAAACAAAATGAAAAAATAAACATTGAAAAACTAGATGCTGATTTTTGGGAAAAAGCAAATTGCCTGACCGATTTTTGTTCGCCTTGGAAAACAGAATCATTTTCGAAAATTGAATTTAGAGCCAGATGGAATGCTGCTTATTTGTATTTCAATTTTCAGGTTTTTGATTCTGAAATTTATATTGATCGAAAAGACAATTCTACAGACAGTATTTGCAATTCAGATCGTGTGGAGCTTTTTTTTAGAAAAGATGAAAAACTAAGTCCCTATTACTGTTTGGAAATGGATGTAGATACTCGTATTTTAGATTTTGAGGCTTATCCAAAATGGAATTTTGATTACGATTGGAAATGGCCAAAAGGGCATTTAGAAATTTATTCGTTTAAAAATCCTAATTCATTTACTGTTCAGGGAAAAATAAGCATGACTTCGCTTAAGGAATTAGATTTGATTCAAAACAATGTTATTGAAGCAGGAGTGTACCGAGCTAAATTCTCAAAAAATGAAAATTTAGAATACGAACCAACATGGATTTCCTGGGTTAATCCTAAAACGGAAGAACCAAATTTTCATATTCCTTCCTCTTTCGGAAAATTTATTCTAGAAGATTAA
- a CDS encoding LacI family DNA-binding transcriptional regulator: MDKKYTIKDIAQMAGVSKGTVDRVLHNRGKVSPAALEKINEVLNVIDYEPNLIARNLKNTKIYKICVLLPDPEIDSYWLPCVNGIQDAVKEFKPYSVNITIQYFNPESKKSFVNANDAVLNLEPDAVLIAPVFHKETIEAVKVYEESNVIVNTFNNQIESNTVKCFVGQDLHKSGRVAASLMNLILSEGQIAIVHIDESLKNAVHMQEKEKGFKSYFEEKKLDAFSLTTLKLKHPNVESKFLNFLDENPDLKGIFITTSKAYQIATTLSSLKDKKIALIGYDLIEKNVNYLNEGLLHFLIHQNQKRQAYLGVSTLAEHFLYSKEIPETILLPIDIINVENADFYIY; the protein is encoded by the coding sequence ATGGATAAAAAATATACTATTAAAGACATTGCGCAAATGGCCGGCGTTTCTAAAGGAACTGTCGACAGGGTTTTGCATAATAGAGGAAAGGTTTCTCCTGCTGCGCTGGAAAAAATTAATGAGGTCTTAAATGTTATTGATTATGAACCGAATTTAATAGCACGAAATTTAAAAAACACCAAAATTTATAAAATCTGCGTTCTCCTTCCTGATCCTGAAATAGATTCATACTGGCTTCCTTGTGTCAACGGGATTCAGGATGCTGTAAAAGAATTTAAACCTTACAGTGTCAATATTACCATTCAATATTTTAATCCAGAAAGCAAAAAATCTTTTGTAAATGCTAACGACGCAGTATTAAATCTTGAACCTGATGCCGTGTTAATTGCGCCAGTATTTCATAAAGAAACCATTGAAGCGGTTAAAGTTTACGAGGAGTCCAATGTAATTGTCAATACTTTCAATAATCAAATTGAATCCAATACTGTAAAATGTTTTGTCGGTCAGGATCTTCATAAAAGCGGCCGAGTTGCTGCCAGTTTGATGAACTTAATTTTATCTGAAGGCCAGATCGCAATTGTCCATATTGACGAAAGCTTGAAGAATGCCGTCCACATGCAGGAAAAAGAAAAAGGTTTTAAAAGTTATTTTGAAGAAAAAAAACTAGATGCTTTTTCATTGACCACTCTAAAACTGAAACACCCAAATGTTGAAAGCAAATTTTTAAACTTCTTGGACGAAAATCCGGATTTAAAAGGCATTTTCATTACAACTTCAAAAGCGTATCAAATTGCCACAACTCTTTCCAGTTTAAAAGACAAAAAAATAGCTTTGATTGGTTACGACTTAATCGAAAAAAATGTCAATTACTTAAACGAAGGCTTACTGCATTTCTTGATTCATCAAAATCAAAAAAGACAGGCTTATTTAGGCGTAAGCACATTGGCAGAACATTTCTTATACAGCAAAGAAATTCCCGAAACCATTTTACTGCCAATTGATATTATCAATGTTGAAAATGCCGATTTCTATATTTACTAA
- a CDS encoding mevalonate kinase family protein, giving the protein MRKITASAPGRTCLFGDHQDYLGLPVIACAIDRNIKLIAKENQTDTFVLNMIDIDEIRIIDIHAAFEKLEPRDYFASALRVLRRYGCKPTTGYTITITGDIPINSGTSSSSALLMAWIRFLIEAFGIDHEVTPDFLSKLGYESEVLEHGEPGGMMDHFSIGVGNIVYINTKKPFSFDVIGTELKGLITGVSGVPKETIGLIGELKGNALMAIDIVKQNYPDFDLNTSEVKDLNQYRNCLPDRLIPYFEAAIKNYHYTKEALIEFEKPVLDLKKIGALMNGHHEVLRDLLKITVPRIDAMINAALKAGAYGAKIVGSGGGGSIVVIADPKSEDEVIEAILKAGAEEAYAVNVDPGVRIIDNIEI; this is encoded by the coding sequence ATGAGAAAAATTACAGCTTCAGCGCCGGGGAGAACATGCCTTTTTGGAGATCATCAAGATTATTTAGGACTGCCTGTTATAGCCTGCGCTATAGATCGAAATATAAAATTAATTGCAAAGGAAAATCAGACCGATACATTTGTTCTCAATATGATTGATATTGACGAAATTCGGATTATTGATATTCATGCTGCATTCGAAAAATTAGAACCACGAGATTATTTTGCTTCAGCATTGCGTGTTTTGCGTAGATATGGCTGTAAACCCACTACAGGTTATACTATAACGATTACGGGAGATATTCCAATAAATTCAGGCACATCAAGTTCTTCTGCTTTATTAATGGCTTGGATTCGCTTTCTGATAGAGGCTTTTGGGATTGATCATGAAGTGACGCCAGATTTCCTTTCCAAATTAGGGTACGAATCGGAAGTTTTAGAGCATGGAGAACCTGGTGGTATGATGGATCATTTCAGCATTGGCGTTGGAAATATCGTGTATATTAATACTAAAAAACCTTTTTCATTTGATGTAATCGGAACCGAATTAAAAGGTTTGATAACGGGAGTTTCAGGAGTTCCAAAAGAGACAATTGGTTTAATCGGCGAGTTAAAAGGAAATGCTTTAATGGCCATTGATATCGTCAAACAAAATTATCCTGACTTTGATTTAAATACGTCTGAAGTTAAAGATTTGAATCAATATCGCAATTGCCTTCCAGACAGATTAATTCCTTATTTTGAAGCGGCAATTAAAAATTACCATTATACGAAAGAAGCATTAATTGAATTTGAAAAACCAGTTTTAGATCTTAAAAAAATTGGTGCTTTAATGAACGGTCATCATGAAGTATTACGTGATCTTCTCAAAATAACAGTTCCAAGAATTGATGCCATGATCAATGCCGCTTTGAAAGCCGGAGCATACGGCGCAAAGATCGTGGGTTCTGGCGGAGGTGGAAGTATTGTGGTTATTGCTGATCCTAAAAGTGAAGACGAGGTAATTGAAGCAATCTTAAAAGCTGGTGCTGAAGAGGCTTATGCTGTAAATGTAGATCCAGGAGTACGAATTATAGATAATATTGAAATTTAA
- a CDS encoding sugar phosphate nucleotidyltransferase, whose product MHDNLVILAGGASSRMKKEAVLDNLSPEEIAQANERSKGLIGVGASGRPLLDYLLWNAQKADYKNIYIIIGEQGDLFKEFYGSQMKNNDFHGLNVSFAVQYIPEGRVKPFGTADALFQAVEQYPELNSQFYSVCNSDNLYSAEALRALRETESPNAFIGYDRDAMDFPLERISRFAIAKLDQNNQLLDILEKPSKDVLEQYKDSEGKIRVSMNAFKFNGKTLYIHLKNCPVHPERDEKELPTVLLNSVKENPNTTIGIPFSEHVPDLTAKEDIADVKAYLAKYYPDLNWNSKN is encoded by the coding sequence ATGCACGACAATTTAGTAATTCTAGCCGGCGGAGCTTCTTCTCGAATGAAAAAAGAAGCGGTTTTAGATAATTTATCTCCAGAAGAAATAGCGCAGGCTAATGAAAGAAGCAAAGGTTTAATTGGTGTCGGCGCAAGCGGAAGACCTCTGTTGGATTATCTTTTATGGAATGCCCAAAAAGCGGACTACAAAAACATTTATATTATTATAGGAGAACAAGGCGATTTGTTTAAAGAGTTTTACGGAAGCCAGATGAAAAATAATGATTTTCATGGTCTTAACGTTTCGTTTGCTGTTCAATATATTCCAGAAGGGAGAGTAAAACCATTTGGAACTGCCGATGCTTTGTTTCAAGCTGTAGAACAATATCCGGAGCTTAATTCTCAGTTTTACTCGGTTTGTAACAGTGATAATTTGTATTCGGCAGAAGCCTTGCGTGCTTTGAGAGAAACAGAAAGTCCGAATGCTTTTATAGGTTATGACCGCGATGCAATGGATTTTCCCTTAGAACGTATTTCCCGTTTTGCCATTGCAAAATTAGATCAGAATAATCAGTTGCTCGATATTTTAGAAAAACCTTCTAAAGATGTTTTAGAACAATACAAAGACTCAGAAGGTAAAATAAGAGTAAGTATGAACGCTTTTAAGTTTAATGGCAAAACATTGTATATTCATTTAAAGAATTGTCCTGTTCATCCAGAACGCGATGAAAAAGAATTGCCGACAGTACTTTTAAACTCCGTTAAGGAAAATCCGAATACTACGATCGGAATTCCGTTTTCAGAGCATGTTCCAGATTTAACGGCTAAAGAAGATATTGCCGATGTAAAAGCATATTTAGCAAAATATTACCCTGATTTAAACTGGAATAGCAAAAATTAA
- a CDS encoding sugar MFS transporter yields the protein MTNIQSTLQLERKNTLVPMVILTLLFFILGFVTWLNGPLIPFFELACELTSSQAYFVTFAFYIAYFVMAIPSSYIIEKVGYKNGISLGLLIIAAGAFMFYPAAASRTFLLFLLALFVMGTGLAVLQTASNPYVVVIGPRESAAARISVLGIANKLAGFVAPIVLTVLVLSNMQDFTADKIALMDEVSKTNALNSLALQLQRPYLYMGLIITVLALLVKFSPLPEIDLDEEGNVSNLNIFKQIKNAFRHPQLVLGVITLMLYLSAEVLAGDSIGGFGKQLGVYGDEGNFYLKLTSFTMSAMVVGYILGIVLIPRYVSQVTALKVSGILGIILVLTIVLISPKIIIAFAGIQNMPVVILLVALLGLANALCWPAIWPMALQDLGGYTKIGSAILIMGIIGGAVFPLFYGMITESINSSIVAKNMQNVSRSGNQIAYLMLLPSYIMILFYAVKGHKYRKWKS from the coding sequence ATGACAAACATTCAAAGTACATTACAATTAGAAAGAAAAAACACCCTTGTTCCAATGGTGATTTTGACTTTATTGTTTTTTATCCTAGGATTTGTAACCTGGCTGAACGGGCCGCTAATTCCGTTTTTTGAATTGGCTTGCGAATTAACTTCTTCTCAAGCCTATTTCGTGACTTTCGCATTTTATATTGCCTATTTTGTAATGGCTATTCCATCTTCTTATATTATTGAAAAAGTGGGTTATAAGAATGGAATTTCCTTAGGATTATTGATAATTGCCGCTGGAGCATTTATGTTTTATCCTGCGGCTGCAAGTCGAACATTTCTCTTGTTTTTATTAGCCTTATTTGTAATGGGAACTGGTCTAGCGGTTTTGCAAACGGCTTCAAATCCTTATGTTGTGGTAATCGGCCCAAGAGAAAGCGCGGCAGCAAGAATCAGCGTTTTGGGTATTGCTAATAAATTGGCAGGATTTGTGGCGCCGATTGTGTTGACTGTTTTGGTCTTGTCTAATATGCAGGACTTCACGGCTGATAAAATCGCTTTGATGGATGAGGTTTCGAAAACAAATGCTCTAAATTCTCTTGCATTGCAATTACAAAGACCGTATCTTTATATGGGTTTGATTATTACGGTTTTAGCTTTATTGGTAAAATTTTCTCCTTTGCCGGAAATTGATTTAGATGAAGAAGGTAATGTATCAAATCTGAATATTTTTAAACAAATAAAAAACGCATTTAGACATCCGCAGCTAGTTTTAGGAGTAATCACTTTAATGTTGTATTTGTCTGCCGAAGTGTTGGCTGGAGATTCGATCGGAGGTTTTGGAAAACAGCTTGGCGTTTATGGAGACGAAGGGAATTTTTATTTGAAGCTAACTTCGTTTACCATGTCGGCAATGGTTGTTGGGTATATATTAGGGATTGTTTTAATACCCAGATATGTTTCGCAGGTTACGGCTTTAAAAGTGTCGGGCATACTTGGAATAATACTGGTTTTGACAATTGTTTTAATATCGCCTAAAATAATAATTGCATTTGCAGGAATTCAAAATATGCCAGTAGTTATTCTTTTAGTAGCATTGCTGGGATTAGCAAATGCTTTGTGCTGGCCGGCGATTTGGCCAATGGCTTTGCAGGATTTAGGAGGATATACCAAGATTGGAAGTGCGATTTTGATTATGGGAATCATTGGTGGTGCCGTTTTTCCATTATTCTATGGAATGATTACAGAAAGCATCAATTCGTCAATCGTTGCAAAAAATATGCAAAACGTTTCAAGGAGTGGCAATCAGATAGCTTATTTAATGTTATTGCCTTCATATATAATGATATTGTTTTATGCTGTAAAAGGACATAAATACAGGAAATGGAAAAGTTGA
- the nagB gene encoding glucosamine-6-phosphate deaminase — protein MLKSKIDKATGFEKRFENINTVVFENSTEASKEVAQEIAALIREKQKEGKPCILGLATGSSPKGLYAELVRLHKEEGLSFKNVISFNLDEYYPMEPNSINSYVRFMKELLFDHVDILPENAHVPDGLLTKEQIADYCHEYEAKIEALGGIDLQVLGIGGNGHIGFNESGSLQNSKTRLVALDHITRVAASKDFYGLNNTPRTAITLGVKKIMEAKRVILLAWGEGKANIVKKSVEDEVTNRVPASFLQEHNNAVFILDKEASSKLTRINKPWLVEKIVWTDKLTRKAVLGLALDLKKPILMLTDADYIENGMSDLLADSGPAYDTNIKIFNKLQNTITGWPGGKPNSDDSNRPERAEPAKKRVLLFSPHPDDDIISMGGTFMRLQEQGHEVHVAYQTSGNIAVADDEALRFARFVIDYNEKFGIKSEEADNIYKKAEAFLQNKKNSEIDIPEVRYIKGLIRKGEARATSYFVGLPDSQIHFMELPFYETGTIEKKPIGQEDIQLTVDLIEKIKPHQIYAAGDLADPHGTHKVCLDAIFEAVKVLKPKEFMNDCWLWLYRGAWQEWGIDEVEMAVPMSPDQVLAKRHGIFKHQSQKDGVVFQGTDAREFWQRAEDRNRETAQLYHQLGLATYAAMEAFVRWHY, from the coding sequence ATGTTAAAAAGTAAAATCGACAAAGCAACAGGTTTCGAAAAACGATTCGAAAACATCAACACAGTTGTTTTTGAAAACTCCACAGAAGCTTCAAAAGAAGTAGCGCAGGAAATTGCAGCTTTAATCAGAGAAAAACAAAAAGAAGGCAAGCCTTGTATTTTAGGTTTGGCAACAGGTTCTTCTCCAAAAGGATTGTATGCTGAATTAGTACGTCTGCATAAAGAAGAAGGTTTGAGTTTCAAAAATGTAATCAGTTTTAACTTGGATGAATATTATCCAATGGAACCAAATTCAATCAACAGTTATGTTCGTTTTATGAAAGAACTTTTGTTTGATCATGTCGATATTTTACCTGAAAACGCTCATGTTCCAGACGGACTTTTGACAAAAGAACAAATCGCTGATTACTGTCACGAATATGAAGCTAAAATCGAAGCTTTAGGCGGAATTGATCTTCAGGTTCTTGGAATTGGAGGTAACGGACATATTGGTTTTAACGAATCTGGTTCGCTTCAAAACTCTAAAACTCGTTTGGTGGCACTAGATCATATTACAAGAGTTGCAGCAAGTAAAGATTTTTATGGTTTAAATAATACACCAAGAACTGCAATTACACTTGGAGTTAAAAAAATCATGGAAGCAAAAAGAGTGATCTTATTGGCTTGGGGAGAAGGAAAAGCAAATATTGTAAAAAAATCGGTTGAGGATGAAGTTACCAATAGAGTTCCTGCGTCATTTTTGCAAGAACATAACAATGCTGTTTTTATTTTAGATAAAGAAGCTTCTTCAAAATTAACTAGAATCAATAAACCTTGGTTGGTTGAAAAAATTGTTTGGACAGACAAGTTAACTCGTAAAGCAGTTTTAGGATTAGCATTAGATCTTAAAAAACCAATTTTAATGCTTACAGATGCAGATTATATCGAAAACGGTATGAGCGATTTGTTGGCAGATTCTGGCCCAGCTTACGATACTAATATTAAGATTTTTAATAAATTACAAAATACAATTACAGGTTGGCCAGGTGGAAAACCAAATTCTGATGATTCTAATCGTCCAGAAAGAGCAGAGCCAGCTAAAAAACGCGTATTGCTTTTCAGTCCGCATCCTGATGATGATATTATTAGTATGGGAGGAACTTTCATGCGTTTGCAAGAGCAAGGACATGAAGTGCACGTTGCTTACCAGACTTCTGGAAATATTGCGGTTGCTGATGATGAAGCACTTCGTTTTGCAAGATTCGTAATTGATTACAACGAGAAATTCGGAATCAAAAGCGAAGAAGCAGATAATATCTACAAAAAAGCAGAAGCATTTTTGCAAAACAAAAAGAACAGCGAAATTGATATCCCAGAAGTTCGTTACATCAAAGGTTTAATCAGAAAAGGAGAGGCGAGAGCGACAAGTTATTTTGTGGGTCTTCCAGATTCTCAAATTCACTTTATGGAATTGCCTTTCTATGAAACTGGTACAATTGAGAAAAAACCAATTGGGCAAGAAGATATTCAGTTGACAGTCGATTTAATTGAAAAAATTAAACCACACCAAATTTATGCTGCTGGAGATTTAGCAGATCCGCATGGAACGCATAAAGTTTGTTTGGATGCTATTTTTGAAGCGGTAAAAGTTTTAAAACCAAAAGAATTCATGAACGACTGCTGGTTATGGTTGTACCGTGGAGCTTGGCAGGAATGGGGAATTGACGAAGTTGAAATGGCGGTTCCAATGAGTCCTGATCAGGTTTTAGCAAAACGTCATGGAATCTTCAAACACCAGTCTCAAAAAGATGGAGTGGTTTTCCAAGGAACAGATGCAAGAGAGTTCTGGCAGAGAGCAGAAGACAGAAACCGCGAAACAGCTCAATTGTACCATCAGTTAGGTTTGGCAACTTATGCGGCAATGGAAGCTTTCGTGAGATGGCATTATTAA
- a CDS encoding DUF3820 family protein produces the protein MDQDKKQLIKLAHTKMPFGKYEGKYLIDLPEYYVVWYHNKGFPKGELGQQLQLIYELKLNGLEELIRNIKKQYPKP, from the coding sequence ATGGATCAAGACAAAAAACAACTCATAAAATTAGCCCACACCAAAATGCCATTCGGTAAATACGAAGGAAAATATTTAATTGATTTACCTGAATATTACGTGGTTTGGTATCATAATAAAGGTTTTCCAAAAGGAGAGCTTGGTCAGCAGTTGCAATTGATTTATGAATTGAAATTGAATGGCTTGGAAGAGTTGATTCGAAATATCAAAAAACAATATCCAAAGCCTTAA
- a CDS encoding CTP synthase, translating to MNQTKYIFVTGGVTSSLGKGIIAASLAKLLQGRGYRTTIQKFDPYINVDPGTLNPYEHGECYVTDDGAETDLDLGHYERFLNVPTSQANNVTTGRVYLSVIEKERRGEFLGKTVQVVPHITNEIKDRMQLLGKSGDYDIVITEIGGTVGDIESLPYIESVRQLVWELGENNGIVIHLTLVPYLAAAGELKTKPTQHSVKTLMESGIKADILVCRTEHELSQELRQKLALFCNVKKEAVIQSIDASTIYEVPNLMLEEGLDVVALKKLDLPKKASPDLKNWNTFLKRLKSPKQTVNIGLVGKYVEMQDCYKSILEAFIHAGAANETKVNVISIHSEHINADNVEEKLGTLDGVLVAPGFGERGIEGKIEAVRYVRENNIPFFGICLGMQMSVIEYSRNILGHKEANSTEMNDKTPHPVVNLMEEQKNVTDKGGTMRLGAWKCDIKPNTLAYKIYGEKTISERHRHRYEYNNKYADELQKAGLKASGVNPDTGLVEIVELENHPFFIGVQYHPEYKSTVANPHPIFVNFVAAAVNAHKK from the coding sequence ATGAATCAAACAAAATATATTTTTGTTACAGGAGGTGTGACCTCTTCATTAGGAAAAGGGATTATCGCGGCATCTTTGGCAAAATTGTTACAAGGAAGAGGATACCGTACAACTATTCAGAAATTTGATCCATACATTAACGTTGACCCAGGAACTTTGAATCCTTACGAGCACGGAGAATGTTATGTGACAGATGATGGAGCTGAAACTGACTTAGACTTAGGACACTACGAGCGTTTCTTGAACGTTCCTACTTCTCAGGCTAATAATGTTACTACAGGAAGAGTTTATCTTTCGGTTATTGAAAAAGAAAGAAGAGGAGAATTTTTAGGAAAAACTGTTCAAGTTGTTCCTCATATCACAAACGAAATCAAAGACAGAATGCAATTGCTGGGTAAATCTGGCGATTATGATATTGTAATTACTGAAATTGGCGGAACTGTAGGGGATATCGAATCTTTACCTTATATAGAATCTGTTCGTCAGTTGGTTTGGGAGTTAGGTGAAAATAACGGAATTGTGATTCATTTGACTTTAGTTCCTTATTTGGCTGCAGCAGGGGAATTAAAAACAAAACCAACGCAGCACTCTGTTAAAACTTTAATGGAAAGCGGTATTAAAGCAGATATTCTGGTTTGTAGAACTGAGCATGAATTGTCTCAGGAATTACGTCAGAAATTAGCTTTATTCTGTAATGTGAAGAAAGAAGCAGTTATTCAGTCAATTGATGCTTCTACTATATATGAAGTTCCAAATTTAATGCTTGAAGAAGGATTAGATGTTGTGGCTTTAAAGAAATTAGATTTACCTAAAAAAGCATCTCCAGATCTTAAAAACTGGAATACTTTCTTAAAAAGATTAAAAAGCCCAAAACAAACTGTAAACATTGGTTTGGTTGGGAAATATGTAGAAATGCAGGATTGTTACAAATCTATTTTAGAGGCGTTCATTCATGCAGGAGCTGCAAATGAAACTAAAGTAAACGTAATTTCTATTCATTCAGAGCATATTAATGCTGATAATGTAGAAGAGAAATTAGGAACTCTTGACGGAGTTTTAGTTGCTCCAGGTTTTGGAGAAAGAGGAATTGAAGGAAAAATTGAAGCAGTTCGTTACGTTCGTGAAAATAACATTCCTTTCTTCGGAATTTGTTTAGGAATGCAGATGTCTGTTATCGAATATTCTAGAAATATTTTAGGTCATAAAGAAGCGAATTCTACAGAGATGAACGATAAAACGCCTCATCCGGTTGTGAATTTAATGGAAGAACAGAAAAATGTAACCGATAAAGGAGGGACAATGCGTTTAGGTGCTTGGAAATGTGATATTAAACCAAACACTTTAGCGTACAAAATTTACGGAGAAAAAACTATTTCGGAGCGTCACCGCCACCGTTATGAGTACAATAATAAATATGCAGATGAATTGCAGAAAGCAGGCTTAAAAGCTTCTGGAGTAAATCCTGATACAGGTTTAGTTGAGATTGTTGAGCTTGAAAACCACCCATTTTTTATTGGGGTACAATACCACCCAGAATACAAAAGTACAGTTGCAAATCCGCACCCTATTTTTGTAAACTTTGTGGCAGCTGCAGTAAATGCGCATAAAAAATAA
- the yidC gene encoding membrane protein insertase YidC produces MEEKKLDLNSIIGFVLIFGILIWIFYQNQPSEKEIAAEKAKKELVAKQEAQAKADKTKTASLPVVAVTPGDTVQLAQLQKTLGGFAYSATLPSAKETFTTIENEKLKLKIANKGGYIVEATLKEFEKFKKGSGQLVELIKNNNSNLNLQLLTTDNRTLNSKDLYFEPTLEKIGADQVLSMRLKAGANEFLEYKYILKPNDYLVGFDIRSQGLNKVLNSAKPLNLEWDLKTYRNEKSVSYENRFAEINYKYGDAKYSYVNSHGQGKEETPEKLSYVAFKQHFFATILSTEKPFETSKLQSDDLVKDEKIDTVFTKQFRANLPLAFSNGEIDYKMNLYMGPVDYKTLKAYDKNFDKIIPLGWGIFGWINKLIFIPLFGFLSSTIGLSLGIAIIIFTIIIKLAMSPITYKSFLSQAKMKVLRPDIAELGEKFKKDPMKKQQETMKLYNKAGVNPMAGCIPALIQLPFMYASFQFFPAAFELRQKSFLWADDLSSFDSVVKLPFNIPLYGDHISLFPILAAIAIFFYMKMTSGDQQMAAPQQEGMPDMAKMMKIMIYVSPLMMLIFFNSYGAGLSLYNFISNLITIGIMFVIKNYIVDSEKIHAQIQENKQREPKKPSKFQQRLQEVMEQQEAAKAQAQNKKKK; encoded by the coding sequence ATGGAAGAAAAAAAATTAGACCTCAATTCGATCATTGGTTTTGTATTGATATTTGGAATCTTGATTTGGATTTTTTATCAAAATCAACCTTCTGAAAAAGAAATTGCTGCTGAAAAAGCCAAGAAAGAATTAGTAGCTAAACAAGAAGCACAAGCAAAAGCTGATAAAACTAAAACAGCATCACTACCAGTTGTTGCCGTAACTCCTGGAGATACAGTACAATTGGCTCAGTTGCAAAAAACTTTAGGAGGATTTGCTTATTCTGCAACGCTTCCTTCTGCAAAAGAAACTTTTACTACAATTGAAAACGAAAAGCTTAAGCTTAAAATCGCTAACAAAGGTGGTTACATTGTTGAAGCTACTTTAAAAGAATTTGAAAAGTTTAAAAAAGGTTCAGGTCAGTTAGTTGAATTAATTAAAAACAACAACTCCAACTTAAATTTACAGCTTCTTACTACAGATAATAGAACATTAAATTCTAAAGATTTGTATTTCGAACCAACATTAGAAAAAATTGGTGCAGACCAAGTTTTATCTATGCGTTTAAAAGCTGGAGCAAATGAGTTTTTGGAGTATAAATATATCTTGAAGCCAAATGATTACTTAGTTGGTTTTGATATTCGTTCTCAAGGTTTAAATAAAGTTTTAAATTCTGCTAAACCATTAAATTTAGAATGGGATTTAAAAACATACAGAAACGAGAAAAGTGTTTCTTACGAAAATCGTTTTGCTGAAATTAACTATAAATATGGAGATGCAAAATACAGTTATGTAAATAGTCATGGACAAGGAAAAGAAGAAACTCCTGAAAAACTAAGTTACGTAGCATTCAAACAGCATTTCTTTGCCACTATTTTATCTACAGAAAAACCATTTGAGACTTCAAAATTGCAGTCTGATGATTTAGTTAAAGATGAAAAGATAGATACTGTTTTTACTAAACAGTTTAGAGCCAATTTGCCTTTAGCGTTTTCAAACGGAGAGATCGATTACAAAATGAATTTGTATATGGGTCCTGTAGATTATAAAACATTAAAAGCTTACGATAAAAATTTCGATAAGATCATTCCTTTAGGATGGGGAATTTTTGGATGGATTAACAAATTAATCTTCATTCCATTATTCGGTTTCTTAAGTTCAACTATTGGATTATCATTAGGAATTGCGATTATCATTTTTACGATAATTATCAAATTGGCTATGTCGCCAATTACGTATAAATCATTCTTGTCTCAGGCTAAAATGAAAGTTTTAAGACCTGATATTGCAGAGTTGGGAGAAAAATTCAAAAAAGACCCAATGAAGAAACAACAGGAAACAATGAAACTGTACAACAAAGCAGGAGTAAACCCAATGGCAGGATGTATCCCGGCATTGATTCAGCTTCCGTTTATGTATGCTTCGTTCCAGTTTTTCCCTGCAGCGTTTGAATTAAGACAAAAAAGTTTCCTTTGGGCAGACGATTTATCCTCTTTTGACTCTGTCGTAAAATTACCTTTTAATATTCCATTGTACGGAGATCATATCAGTTTGTTCCCAATTCTGGCAGCAATTGCAATTTTCTTCTACATGAAGATGACTTCAGGAGATCAGCAAATGGCAGCGCCTCAGCAAGAAGGTATGCCGGATATGGCAAAAATGATGAAAATCATGATTTATGTTTCGCCATTAATGATGTTAATTTTCTTCAACAGTTACGGTGCTGGTTTGAGTTTGTATAACTTTATTTCAAACTTAATTACAATCGGAATTATGTTTGTTATTAAGAATTATATTGTAGACAGTGAAAAAATTCACGCTCAGATTCAAGAAAACAAACAAAGAGAGCCAAAGAAACCAAGTAAGTTCCAACAGCGTCTTCAAGAAGTAATGGAACAGCAGGAAGCTGCAAAAGCTCAAGCTCAGAACAAGAAAAAGAAATAA